One window from the genome of Echinicola vietnamensis DSM 17526 encodes:
- a CDS encoding ABC transporter substrate-binding protein, with protein MMRKPLFLAFALLFTWACSSPKEQKGSAELQEITLDYAVGFDLYQGAGYKVVEVSKGFPGNHQPFRYLVKEDTTIEVPEENYDAVIEVDVQTVILTSTTQVPHLVALEIPDRLIAFPNLDLISSMPIRKRIDEGTVDELGSGAQYNTEKIIDLSPDLLVISTLGDNLKDLQLMSKANIPAVINGDYVEQHPLGRAEWIKFTGALTGRLKEATAYFDNIKSNYLNLKKAVQDTTFSAVPTVLSGNMYRDIWYAPSGNNWGAIFLEDAGADYIFKDQESAGSLQLSYETVLDKGLNADIWISTAEFGSLAQMAAADARYTQFSAFQTGNVYTFANTRGATGGLEYFELGYTRPDIILKDLIKIFHPGLIPDYEPYFYQKLK; from the coding sequence ATGATGAGAAAACCCCTCTTCTTGGCATTCGCCCTGCTATTCACTTGGGCATGCAGCAGCCCAAAGGAACAAAAAGGCAGCGCTGAACTACAAGAAATAACGTTAGACTATGCCGTAGGCTTTGACCTCTATCAAGGAGCGGGGTACAAAGTAGTGGAAGTCTCCAAGGGATTCCCCGGTAACCACCAACCCTTTCGTTACTTGGTGAAAGAAGATACTACCATTGAAGTGCCTGAAGAAAACTACGATGCGGTCATTGAAGTGGATGTACAAACGGTCATCTTGACCTCCACCACACAAGTGCCCCATTTGGTCGCACTGGAGATCCCCGACCGCCTCATTGCCTTTCCAAACCTCGACCTGATCTCCTCCATGCCCATCCGAAAGCGCATCGATGAGGGGACGGTAGACGAGCTGGGAAGTGGTGCACAATACAATACCGAGAAAATCATTGACCTATCCCCTGACTTACTGGTGATATCCACCCTTGGCGATAACCTCAAGGACTTGCAGCTAATGAGCAAGGCCAACATCCCGGCTGTCATCAATGGCGACTATGTCGAACAGCACCCTTTGGGCAGGGCGGAGTGGATCAAATTCACCGGAGCATTAACGGGCAGGCTCAAGGAAGCAACCGCCTATTTTGACAACATCAAAAGCAACTACCTCAACCTTAAGAAAGCGGTTCAGGACACCACCTTTTCCGCTGTCCCAACTGTTTTGAGCGGAAACATGTACCGTGACATTTGGTATGCCCCATCCGGCAACAACTGGGGAGCCATTTTTCTGGAAGATGCAGGTGCCGACTATATTTTCAAGGATCAGGAAAGCGCCGGAAGCCTGCAATTGAGCTATGAAACGGTACTGGACAAGGGACTGAATGCAGACATTTGGATCAGCACCGCTGAATTTGGCTCCTTGGCACAAATGGCCGCTGCCGATGCCCGCTACACCCAGTTCAGTGCTTTCCAAACAGGAAACGTCTATACATTTGCCAACACTCGGGGGGCTACCGGTGGCCTGGAGTATTTCGAATTGGGCTACACACGACCGGATATCATCCTGAAAGACTTGATAAAAATCTTCCACCCCGGCCTTATCCCCGATTATGAACCTTATTTTTACCAAAAGCTAAAATAA
- a CDS encoding NAD(P)/FAD-dependent oxidoreductase yields MITTDICIVGAGPVGLFTVFEAGLLKMRCHLIDALPQVGGQLSEIYPQKPIYDIPGYPEVKAQELVDNLMKQIEPFNPSFTLGERVDYLAKQDDGSFVITTSDKTKVHAQVIVIAGGLGCFEPRKPVLENLENFEGKGITYMVKDPEQFRDKKVILAGGGDSALDWTIFLSDVAEKVTLVHRNETFRGAPDSAAKVFDMANNGKIDLILSSNLTKISGNGHLQSVSMKNKAKEEITVDADYLIPLFGLSPKLGPIAEWGLNIDKNAIEVDTTDYSTNVERIYAVGDINTYENKLKLILCGFHEAALMCHSAFKYVYPDQKLSFKYTTVNGVNAF; encoded by the coding sequence ATGATAACAACTGACATTTGCATCGTCGGAGCAGGACCTGTAGGATTATTCACTGTATTTGAAGCAGGTTTGTTGAAAATGCGTTGTCACCTGATTGACGCATTGCCACAGGTAGGGGGGCAGCTCTCTGAAATATATCCGCAGAAACCTATTTATGATATTCCGGGCTATCCTGAGGTAAAGGCTCAGGAATTGGTGGACAACCTGATGAAACAAATCGAACCGTTCAATCCTAGTTTTACCTTAGGTGAGCGTGTGGATTACCTTGCCAAGCAAGATGACGGTTCATTTGTGATCACCACCAGTGACAAGACCAAGGTCCACGCACAGGTCATTGTCATTGCCGGCGGATTGGGTTGTTTCGAACCGAGAAAGCCTGTTTTGGAGAACCTGGAAAACTTCGAAGGAAAGGGCATCACTTATATGGTGAAGGACCCTGAGCAGTTCCGTGACAAAAAAGTCATCCTAGCCGGTGGTGGGGACTCTGCATTGGACTGGACCATCTTCCTTTCGGATGTCGCTGAAAAAGTAACGTTGGTGCACAGAAACGAAACTTTCCGAGGAGCTCCTGATTCTGCTGCCAAGGTATTTGACATGGCCAATAACGGAAAAATCGACCTTATCCTAAGCTCAAACCTGACTAAAATCTCAGGCAACGGCCACCTTCAGAGCGTGTCGATGAAAAACAAAGCCAAGGAAGAAATCACCGTGGACGCCGATTACCTAATTCCTCTATTTGGCCTTAGTCCAAAACTGGGGCCAATTGCTGAATGGGGATTGAACATCGATAAAAACGCTATTGAAGTTGATACGACAGATTACTCCACCAATGTAGAACGAATCTATGCCGTGGGCGACATCAACACCTATGAAAACAAGCTAAAACTGATCCTTTGTGGGTTCCACGAAGCAGCCTTGATGTGCCACAGCGCATTTAAATATGTCTATCCGGATCAAAAATTAAGCTTTAAATACACCACGGTTAATGGCGTAAATGCATTTTAA
- a CDS encoding MarR family winged helix-turn-helix transcriptional regulator — MTKEQFSQYSFLLDRTARRVKQYAQQKFKVGDFDVTVDQWLVLKHLAENEALSQTELATLVFKDQPTLTRIIDILCKKGYVQRVQHPEDRRSFQLLLTTAGEEKVAELKPKISGIREKAWENLGQKDFEEFKRILNTIYTNLE; from the coding sequence ATGACAAAAGAACAATTTAGTCAATATTCGTTTTTGCTGGACAGGACCGCCAGAAGGGTAAAGCAATACGCCCAGCAAAAATTTAAGGTAGGGGATTTTGATGTCACCGTGGACCAATGGCTTGTGCTTAAGCACTTGGCCGAAAACGAGGCTTTAAGCCAGACGGAATTGGCCACTTTGGTGTTCAAGGATCAACCTACCTTGACCAGGATTATCGACATACTATGCAAGAAGGGGTATGTCCAGCGAGTGCAGCACCCTGAAGATCGAAGGAGTTTCCAACTGCTGCTTACCACCGCAGGAGAGGAAAAAGTAGCGGAGCTCAAGCCCAAAATAAGCGGCATTCGGGAAAAAGCTTGGGAAAACTTGGGCCAAAAGGATTTTGAAGAATTCAAGCGGATTCTTAATACGATCTACACTAATTTAGAATAG
- a CDS encoding iron ABC transporter permease yields the protein MEKGTSHIAVKTLLSIGLLLVLFLVNISMGSVHIPLGDVLDALTGKDMAKASWQTILFEYRIPKAFTALVAGVGLSVSGLQMQSFFRNPLAGPFVLGISSGAGLGVALLILGGSAFGWSLTNSTGSYLSWGIWGVIIAGSVGAILILLLMSFTAWRVKSSATLLIIGLMFGSASGAIVSVLSYFGNAEDLKLFTIWSMGSLGGISGGQLQVFAGVAVLGLIPVILQIKSYNAMLMGERYAKSMGINIRALRWTMILSTGILAGSATAFCGPIAFIGIAVPHLARILFRTSDHRVLFPATALIGASFLLVSDAISQLPGFAETLPVNIITSLFGAPLVIWLILKRNFISDF from the coding sequence TTGGAAAAAGGAACCAGTCATATCGCTGTAAAAACGCTCTTGTCGATCGGATTGCTTTTGGTGCTGTTTCTGGTCAATATCAGCATGGGCTCTGTCCATATTCCCCTTGGGGATGTGCTGGACGCCCTGACCGGGAAAGACATGGCCAAGGCAAGCTGGCAGACCATCCTTTTTGAATACCGGATTCCCAAAGCCTTTACTGCCTTGGTCGCAGGCGTCGGACTTTCGGTCAGCGGTCTCCAAATGCAGTCTTTTTTCCGAAATCCCTTGGCAGGTCCCTTTGTCTTGGGCATCAGTTCAGGAGCAGGATTAGGTGTGGCGCTTTTGATATTGGGCGGAAGTGCTTTTGGTTGGTCGCTTACCAACAGCACCGGAAGTTATTTGTCTTGGGGCATCTGGGGAGTGATCATCGCCGGCAGTGTCGGTGCCATCTTGATATTGCTCCTTATGAGCTTTACCGCCTGGAGGGTAAAAAGCAGTGCGACCTTGCTTATCATCGGGCTGATGTTCGGAAGCGCATCGGGCGCCATAGTAAGTGTCCTTTCCTATTTTGGCAACGCGGAAGACCTTAAGCTGTTTACCATCTGGTCGATGGGCAGCCTCGGCGGGATCAGCGGGGGACAGCTCCAAGTGTTTGCGGGAGTGGCCGTCCTGGGACTTATCCCAGTCATTCTCCAAATCAAATCCTATAACGCCATGCTGATGGGAGAGCGCTACGCCAAAAGCATGGGCATCAACATCCGTGCATTGCGATGGACCATGATTTTGAGCACCGGCATTTTGGCCGGAAGCGCAACGGCCTTTTGTGGCCCCATAGCGTTTATCGGCATTGCCGTACCCCACTTGGCAAGGATTCTCTTCAGGACCAGTGACCACAGGGTACTCTTCCCTGCCACGGCCTTGATCGGCGCATCCTTTTTATTGGTAAGTGATGCCATCAGCCAGTTGCCCGGATTTGCAGAAACCTTGCCTGTCAACATCATCACCTCGCTCTTTGGAGCTCCACTGGTGATCTGGTTGATCTTGAAACGAAACTTTATTAGTGATTTTTGA
- a CDS encoding ABC transporter ATP-binding protein has protein sequence MDKANYILEGKNVAIGYRKGKYPLKVSEHLDFQLSAGKLTCLLGPNGVGKSTLIKTLMGQLPPLAGDITFAGIPLHQQHPRQLAQKISVVLTDRITAGNLTVQQLVALGRTPFTNWLGKLSSEDQHIIKEALQATKTLYLKDQLISEISDGQLQKVMIARALAQDGQLIILDEPTAHLDLINRYETMHLLREITKRQGKSILVVTHDLEIAVETADHLWIMQCGEPLTTGTPEDLIISDKINLLTTGSGLAFDKNTGKIRLTSPRDLINIQGPPHLVQWLKLALLKNGITLPQRIVINVTDAPPTFGITGDGYTETVHDIQSVISRLHERLDSDSHS, from the coding sequence ATGGACAAGGCCAATTACATACTGGAAGGAAAAAACGTCGCGATCGGATATCGAAAAGGAAAATACCCCCTAAAGGTGAGCGAACACCTTGATTTCCAACTTTCCGCCGGGAAGCTCACGTGCCTGCTGGGGCCAAACGGCGTAGGAAAATCCACCTTGATCAAAACCCTCATGGGCCAACTCCCTCCCTTGGCAGGTGACATTACTTTTGCGGGAATCCCTTTACACCAACAGCACCCACGGCAACTGGCCCAAAAAATCAGCGTCGTCCTGACCGACAGGATCACCGCCGGCAACCTGACGGTACAGCAACTAGTAGCCTTGGGACGGACTCCCTTTACCAACTGGCTGGGAAAGCTCTCCTCCGAGGACCAACACATCATCAAAGAAGCCCTCCAGGCCACCAAAACCCTCTACCTGAAAGATCAGCTGATCAGCGAAATCAGTGATGGCCAACTTCAGAAAGTCATGATTGCACGGGCGCTGGCCCAGGACGGCCAGCTGATTATCCTGGATGAACCTACCGCCCATCTGGATCTCATCAACCGCTATGAGACCATGCACCTCTTGCGTGAAATCACCAAGCGACAGGGAAAATCCATTTTAGTCGTCACACATGACCTGGAAATTGCCGTAGAAACTGCCGACCACCTGTGGATCATGCAATGTGGCGAGCCCTTGACCACCGGAACGCCCGAAGACCTGATCATTTCCGACAAGATCAATTTGCTTACCACTGGATCTGGACTTGCTTTTGACAAGAACACGGGGAAAATCAGGCTCACCAGCCCTCGGGACCTTATCAACATTCAAGGCCCTCCCCACCTTGTCCAATGGCTGAAACTTGCCCTGCTTAAAAATGGAATCACCCTTCCCCAGCGCATTGTTATCAATGTCACCGATGCCCCACCAACCTTTGGCATTACAGGGGATGGCTATACAGAAACGGTGCATGATATTCAGTCGGTCATTTCACGACTCCATGAACGCTTGGACAGCGACAGCCATTCTTAA
- a CDS encoding 2Fe-2S iron-sulfur cluster-binding protein: protein MVTFEVEDHDGNRQPIEAPDDMGLSLMEVLKASEYPVLATCGGMALCATCHVEVLGGKDGLGEATDVELDQLEALPEMYDTSRLACQIRISDELEGAVFKLRGEDQ, encoded by the coding sequence ATGGTAACATTTGAAGTAGAAGATCACGACGGCAACCGTCAGCCGATAGAAGCTCCGGATGATATGGGGCTGAGCTTAATGGAAGTTTTGAAAGCTTCCGAGTATCCTGTTTTGGCCACTTGTGGCGGCATGGCACTTTGTGCCACGTGTCATGTGGAAGTACTTGGTGGAAAAGACGGTCTGGGAGAAGCCACGGATGTGGAACTCGACCAACTGGAGGCCCTGCCAGAAATGTACGACACCAGCAGGCTTGCTTGTCAAATCAGGATCAGCGACGAACTGGAAGGAGCCGTCTTCAAGCTAAGAGGAGAAGACCAATAA